The DNA region CAACTAAAACtacattaaaatgaatgtgaaTGATGAAAGAAAGATATCTCTGCACTCTGAAAGAAACTGCTGAGTCACTGATACTGACAAACAGCTATATGCTCTTTAATAAATAACTATTTACTTATATCAATATTAGTAAATGTActgttatgtatttattttggtaCTAGTGCTTATATGATCTGCACTCACCAAATTTCAGTTTGCTTTGGTTGTTGGCCACAGCATGCAGCAGGGCGATGGTGCCACAGGAATTGACTGCTGTCTGCTTCAGGAAATAAACCTCAGAGCCTCCTGTAACCTTGTCTGCCTGCTGCTTTCTGAAAGACTCATGCTGccgtacacacagacagatagagCATGGTCATGGTCATGCAGCCAGTTATGCCACTTGAAATGCGCATGTGGAAACACCAATAAGCAGAACaatagaaaaaatgttggcatctgTTAGCTGAGTCATTTatgaagcaaaaacacaaatacatataGTTACAGCTTCTCCAATAGAAACATTTACTGCTTTTCTATATatattaatgtaaaataaatatcaaagatattcaatttacaataATCAGAACACACTAGGTATTTTAAGACATCATCTTGACCTCTGGGAGACTGCAATGGCCATTTGTACACAATAATCTTTTGTAGACAAACTGATAATTTCATTAACTGGAGAAAACAATGGATAATTAAATTGATTATTAGTTTAGTATTTCGACTGTTGGCCCTAGGGATTTGGTCTGGCTCCCAGgatcacaataaaagcccatcTGAGAATGGTAGTCTGGAGTTCAATGTCTAGGTTTGATTAATGTCTAGGATGATTAGACTTCATACTGAGGAAAATAAATTTAGCATCTGCTGATTCATTTCCTCGCTACCATCCCAGTCTCCCCCTTTTCTACCCATCACATAACATCACCTCTCTTTCTCAATCCATCCATGCCCTCCCCGCACCTCAGCCTCACCCCACCCTGTGCAGCCTGTATCAGTTGCTCACCCCACCCTTCCCTTCCAGGAAGTAGCCTTCATCGTCACCTCGTTATTACCTGTTGTGTCAATGGGAAGAGCAGCATCAAGGCACAGCATGGTTTCGGGACGGCGGACAGTTGCTCACTCTCCAGCCCCAGCACATCAACGAAGCGCCAGTCCTCACCCACGCCTAGCTTGCTCATCATCTGGAACACGCAGCCAGGGAAATAAACACAACACGATGATTTTAATGGTCGAAAAACAGCTGAGGTTTCAGAGACGACATACATAAATGAAACCCTCTGAGAGTGTTCAAAGATGCTGCGTTGTGCTGGTCCAGGCAGACCACACCCTTTAGCCTAGACACTGGGGACAGCGCTGGGGATGATGCTGCcgctaattaaaaccaaatagACGCTTCTTCTGTCTGTTGTCGCATCCTTTAGATATTAACTGACACTTTATTACCGATACAAGTCATTATAGCAGTATCATCTTCGTATTAACGACTGTGACGTTAGCGACGTGGTGGTTTGGTGCCGTTTTAACGGTCGTCTGAGTTTACGTTTTCACTGCCGTTTTAACTAGCCAGCGAAAACTTACCTGACAGTTGAATCAAACAGTTACCAATGCGTCGCCATTGCTAAACGTTTAACCGTTAGCTACTCACCTTGTTCAGCATCTGAAACGACACAAACAGAGGCCACAGGTTAGTTTGTTGTCTAGAAAACACGCCGCAAGTTAACAAAACAGTTATTTCTCCCCACCTCGGGGTTGATTTCCATCGGGGTCCACGCCATTTTTGCAATGTTTTCGGTTTCACTTCGGAATCTGTGTCCACTTGCTTTCTTTGCTCCTGCAGCTGTCAGTTGAAGTTACAGAGCGTACCCGTACTTCAAGCTGCCGGTCGTACCACTTACCGGCAGACAGGGGGGTGAGCTCAGATCAAATAACCGGTGGGGTACGTATTTAAAAGGCCTACTGAGAAATATCAGAGTGATTTTAAACGCTGGGTATTTCTAGCTACAGGTTTAGCATGCAATGACATCCTAGAACGAGATTTATTCTTATATGGAAATATATTTAAGATTAATCACACCGCTAAAATGTGTGAGATGACTCTGGTAAAATCTTTCTAGAAAGGAAGGTGTGACATATTAATCATTTCCATAGATCACTACCTATCATCAATGGTTCTGGCTAATGTGTCAATTAACCTCTGGACTCACAGTTTATGTAGAATCCAAGGCAGTAATTATATACATATTGGGCACAACCACCCCACTCATCCCCCCCAAAATTCACATGTGCTCAAAATCTCCCCTTAATTGAGAAGAATTGTGGAaataagtcattttttcttatGAAATATAAGTAAATTGCATGAATTGTTAACAAATAGTTTTGGTGAAAATGGGCTATAGCCATATAATAGCCACACATTTACCCAGCAACCAACATTAACTATGTTAATGTCTTTATTAGCTTAAATTTGTCGATAACCCTTGTAAAGTTTAAGTAAAATGTCACTTATTTATGTTGTGCTGCATGTGTAATTTATGTATATTTGTATAGTATACTGTATAGCTGGACTTCtatccatcaatccatccattttcatctgcttttatCTGGGACCAGGCCAGGCagagcaccccagacgtccctctccccagcaacgctttccagcccctcctgagggaccccaaggcgttcccaggccagatgagatatgtaatccctctagcgtgttctgggtctgccccggggcctcctaccagtgggacgtttccagaacacctctaatgggaggtgcccaggaatcatcctgatcagatgcccaaacaaccccaactgaccccttttgacgcggaagagcagcagctctactccgagtaactgcagagtgacacagacacaccatcacacaagtagaaatgctcacaatggcataggCAACATGCGTAGGTGACATGcgtaggctacagtgtagggtcTGTCACACaggtataaatcccgcttaaggctgagcccagccaccccacagaggaagcttatcattctttcggtcactacccagagctctgaccataggtgagggttgggacatagatggaccagtaaaccAAAAGCTCccccttccggctcagctccctcttcaccactaCAGTCCAGCGCAGCACCCACttcactgcagaagccacaccaaactgccaatccatctcacactccattttaACCTTACTCGTGAACaggaccccaagatacttgacctcccttgcttgaggcagtaactgtTTCCGGCAGAAAATCATAAATCACGGCtgcagatttggaggtgctgattctcatcccgaCCACTTAACACTCagctgctggaggtcacagtgtgatgaagtcaacagaaccacatcatctgtaaaaagcagagatgtaattctgaggtccccaaaccggacCCCTCCCCCCGACTGTGCCTTGAGagcctgtccatgaatatcaggATCCTGGACTTGCTTATGATAACTTGTATAATAGGAAATtagttttcatatttttatttcctcttctgAGATGGCAGACCCCCCAGCGGGTTTGGTCCCCCCTCGTGTTGACTTTATGGCTACGACCTTGGTAGaatcaaaacattttctaaaCCCTCTTATTCTTAACTGTAATGATGTGCACTGCATAGATCACATATTAAGCATCCAGACCAATAATGACTAATTTTGCTCTTGAAACTTCTGTAGAGGAAGTTCAGTTTAACTTCTCTTTATTGCTAATTGTCTCACTGCACAGGTCTTGTTTCCAGAGAAGTcattgtgttgctgctgctgctgctgctgctgctggtaatGTAAGGTTACTCTGTACCAGAGTTTGTTCAggaaaatatttaattcatCTGACAGCATAGACTAGCAAATGGAAAAGCTTTCAGGGAATTCTAGTGTCAGCTAGTTCCTTAGCCTCTAATGTGACGGCATGTGTGAAAATGATGCCCATACCCTAACTGATATCTACTAACTGTGAACATACATTTGCAACACAAGGTATTGATGTTCTTCTGTTGGTTGTTTATACCATCCAATATAACCAACACAATATATTACTTTTATTCTTTGTTGTCCTTTGTTCTCTTACAGCAACACGTATTTTAGGACACTTTGTGAAATGTGTCtgacctgagtgtgtttgtATAATGATAGAGGAAAGAAGATGGGGGACCATGTGAGAATTCTGAGTATTTTTTGACCCCTTAAGAATCATAACGTAGTGTTGTGGAATGAAGATGTGCCACTAGGCAAACTTGATCCTTTGTTTCATCTCTAGACTGCAGCTATATAATGGAGTTTTCGCTGACACAAAGAGGATGACAGTGTTACTTAACAGtgtttggagaaaaataaaaaagcgtTTTAGGCCTCATCAGCTGCTGCATGGATTCTTTGCAACAGTTGTATTGCCAAATACTTTTAAAGCTCTACTTGACTCCTTTGTAGATGAACTTTTTTGATGTGTCTCTGCAGGATAAGACAACTCAAGACATTGATGTTATCATTACACGTGTGTTCCTCAATCAACCATGATACCTGCAAGAACATGCCTGTTTATGGGAACTGCCATTATCTGAAGTGCATCTGACCAGAACTGCCAAATGTGACCATAGTAACAACAACATTCTGCTCTGTAGTATATGGACCatttcattgctattctgttgctcggacaacaactttggtccctgtttacttcctgtcagcttctgcattaacatacgttcaaacaggaaatacaaagggacccatttagaatgtttatgttgtccagTTTGAAACAGTCTATAGAGCATTTAGTGCTGTTGTAAATTCCATGCACTTCACATTAAATCACTTTGGAATCCTCAGGTCTGCACATTTTACATGACTCTTCTCTGCCACAGTCACAAACTGGTTAGCCAATACCATTTCTTGATTCTGCCTGGGGGATattattgcagtgtgtcctgcttCTCCAGTTTTGGTACATCTATTTGTTCATATTGGTGTTTCTGTGAGATTAAGCAGCAACTTTCTGTAACTGATCATTCCTGTTGGCACATGTCAGTGAGATAAGAGTGTGTATAGAAATGCTATGTGTCTATGGTTGCTTccctgtctgttttattttaggtTGTGGCTGTGTGGCTCACCACTTCCTCCTGGTGGCACTGCAACCTTTCTACACTTGCTTTCACTTTGTAATGACTGTGCATTGATACATGGTGACTGAATGGGCTTTAATAACACTCTTTCCATCATGTTTTATGCTTCATTGTATTATTCTTTGTTTTCTCACCCTGAGTACTGAGCATGATTGATATTTTTGAGGGTCCAAGGTTGCGATttaccattttcttttttgtttttttgaaaaatagaTGAGGCCAATCAGATCATAACTCAAGGGGCATATTACAGAACATTTATCTGACATGTGAAAATTAATTTGATCATGTATGTCTGAAGAAAATGCCACATTTGAAATGTGTCCGCAGGCCCTTTTTATAGATTTTCAACATGCAATGCAACATTTATGCAGGGCTTGACTTTTAAATACATTCTCCAGAGGTAGTGAACATACctgcaggatgtgtgtgtgtgtgtgtgtgtgtgtgtgtgtgtgtgtgtgtgtgtgtgtgtgtgtgtgtgtgaaggagagaaagagagagattgcCTGCAGGGTGTTTGGCTCACAGGTCAGGGTGATATGGGTAGCTGTTGATTTACCCTACGTGTCTACACGtccttctgtctgtctatgtgttTAAATAGAGTATTTGTGGGTGTTTAAAAAGCAGATAAGCATGTGTGACACAGTGGTCTAGAAGTCAGCAGAAGAAAAGAGGCAACTCCCATCtttcttttggtttttgtttctctgattaaattaaatttggaTGAAGCAGCCAGAGAACAGAGGACACTGATGGGTCGGGACGCTCAGCAGCTCACTGGACATTCAGATGCACCCTGGAGACAAATACTATCAGATTTGTTGCAACGATCAAGATCTCTTCTCTTAAATCAGTTGACCAGGAGGGAACTCGATCGCAGTCATCATTCTTTCCTGCCACAAAACCTTTTTGAACAGCAGGTGAAAGCAGCTCGTGTGGTGACTGTGGTCCtcacaagattaaaaaaaacaaacattcagttTTGGATCAAATCAGAACAAATGTAACTTCCCTGAAGTTTCACTTCTCCTCTCCCAGATCTCAAAAAAGAACTGAAGAAATCTaattttgacctttgacctctgcttCCTGTGTACAGCAGCATGCCTATCCCGGCAAAATTTGTGGAGGTGAATGGTATGCCTCCTTTACCAGCAGGCTGGGAATGGAGCATCACGGTGTACCTTTGTCTCTTCGTCTCACTCGGCACGCTGTTGGCTCTGTTCCTGTGGCTGTTACTTCAACAATCGCACCTCTACAGATACAGAAGGTGACAATGCACTATGATCCACACCCGCTGTCTCCAAACATCCAGCTTGTGTGTGGGTGTTCCTGGATGCCTGTGCATGCGTGTGGACATttaatctgatttttttcaatTGAGTCTGTATTTTATCATTATATTTGAAATATCTGAAAGCTCTGtaaatgataacaaatatgACAGATAAATTGTTTTATATGGACTATTTATACTAGTTTATAAGATGAATCAAACATAGACTGTGGCTGGCACTAATGGATGTAGATCTTGTCTTGAATTTGTGaatttgtgttgtgtgtcttgTGCCTAGGGGTCAGTGTTTGTTATTTTACGTTGTGGGATATCTCCTGACCCTGGAGCATATTTGTGCAAGGTTTATGTTTACACCTGTGTTTGTataatgtttatgtttgtgaTATTTATGTATTATGCTGTTAGACGACGGTGGGTCCACATGCTGGAATGCTCTGTTTGTTGTTAGTTAATGTGTCTGAATAATTCCACGAGGGATGGGCCACTAGGACCGAAAACAAAAACCTTTATTCCTTTATTCAATAATATAAAAGTAGAACAAGGTTTTTAGAGCAGGGTTACTATCCTTAATTTATAAGTGGTCTGTTTATATGTACACTATAAATACAGTCTTAACCAAATACAGTTTTGACTACATCAACTTccctgtttttgtctgtttacagaattgttattttattacataCATTGTATCAAAACAAATGAGGGCAAAACAATTCCAGAAAAATGTAATGTACagttgaaaattaaaaaaaaaacaaaaaaagaagctttTTAAATGCATCTCATGATCTTCACCACCAGCAGAGTTCGCTCAGTTGTCATGGCTCAGAGATTTAGGGTCACATAATTCAAGTATgaagcttaaagggatagtttagatttttttgtggTAGGGTTGTGTGAGGTGCTTATTCATAGTCAGTGTGGTACATAAAGTAGATGTCTGTCGGCACGCACCCATTATGGAACAGCTGCAGGAGTGTCAACACGGAAGACAAGCAATgcagtcacacaataatacaaattaactaactgactgaggcGGTGGAAGACCAGCACCTCCTGTGTTT from Epinephelus fuscoguttatus linkage group LG3, E.fuscoguttatus.final_Chr_v1 includes:
- the uchl1 gene encoding ubiquitin carboxyl-terminal hydrolase isozyme L1 — translated: MYVVSETSAVFRPLKSSCCVYFPGCVFQMMSKLGVGEDWRFVDVLGLESEQLSAVPKPCCALMLLFPLTQQHESFRKQQADKVTGGSEVYFLKQTAVNSCGTIALLHAVANNQSKLKFDSDSALKKFLEETTNMSPDERAKHLEKNQAICEAHNDVAAQGQCRPEADKINFHFIAFVNADGQLYELDGRINGPVKHGATKDESFITDASKVCRGFMEREQGEVRFSAVALCHS